From Pleuronectes platessa chromosome 17, fPlePla1.1, whole genome shotgun sequence, one genomic window encodes:
- the cep57l1 gene encoding centrosomal protein CEP57L1 isoform X2 has protein sequence METYIDQILDSPSKNSYIGSYYQPPDRIAPVPRQLGFSAPSAFSRDPQIPSLQGSQTNPNIDSRAVVDALKTLQDKIRRLELERKDAEKSYRQFSHDIQKQQEAKAPYTTLNHGAASLPETNNSGRRELDSKLLSAEARCKSLEKQLDYMRKMVEKAKKERKAVIENQASLQNEQPSSSNAQTQQEKLDKLESEYLKLSRTQSVAEMKFAILEQRLLKEEQERKRVQERADELQRELDISHQLSAPTNEEIKPKKRTKKTIKKTPKPNELSSPSGLILRKMPFVAGTSISPSHSVHANVQSILHMMKHHQPQLCERVTALHRSGCGAKKSLQKDFSPSPTGLKKPDGLSEQTDQPLGSLSDLLLALQDELGQMSFEHQDLLREIDLTQNREERQELQSELERLVARMEEKGVQITKLRKHQQTVHKLTQSQSRAEEYVAKKSPPAPFLVTAKQKGRRGGAAHSNRQLLRDTQKFRNCLKQDDLSWET, from the exons ATGGAGACTTATATCGACCAG ATTTTAGACTCGCCCTCCAAAAACAGTTACATCGGGAGCTATTACCAGCCTCCAGACAGGATAGCACCTGTACCAAGACAGCTGGGGTTCTCCGCCCCCTCGGCCTTCAGCAGGGACCCGCAGATCCCCAGTCTGCAGGGGTCTCAGACCAACCCTAACATCGACAGCAGAG CTGTTGTTGATGCACTGAAGACCCTCCAGGATAAAATCAGGCGATTGGAGTTGGAGAGGAAAGACGCGGAGAAGAGCTACCGGCAGTTCTCCCATGATATTCAAAAGCAGCAGGAGGCTAAAGCACCTTACACAACGCTTAATCATGGAGCAGCCAGCCTGCCTGAGACCAATAACTCTGGCAGGAGAG AGCTGGACTCAAAGCTGCTCTCGGCAGAGGCTCGCTGTAAGAGTCTTGAGAAGCAGCTGGACTACATGAGGAAGATGGTGGAAAAGGCTAAGAAGGAGAGGAAAGCTGTCATAGAGAACCAG GCTTCTCTGCAGAACGAGCAGCCGAGCAGCTCAAACGCCCAAActcagcaggagaagctggacaaACTCGAATCAGAGTATCTCAAATTGAGTAGAACCCAAAGCGTGGCAGAG ATGAAATTTGCCATTCTGGAGCAAAGACTACTGAAAGAAGAGCAGGAGCGTAAACGTGTGCAGGAGAGAGCAGACGAG CTGCAGAGGGAACTAGACATCAGCCATCAATTGTCTGCACCAACTAATGAGGAGATTAAGCCaaagaaaaggacaaaaaagACCATCAAG AAAACCCCTAAACCGAATGAGCTGTCATCACCAAGCGGCCTAATCCTCAGAAAAATGCCCTTTGTTGCAGGAACA TCAATTAGCCCAAGCCACTCTGTCCACGCCAACGTACAGAGTATCCTCCACATGATGAAGCACCACCAGCCCCAGCTGTGTGAGCGAGTTACTGCTCTGCACAGGTCCGGCTGTGGAGCCAAGAAAAGCCTCCAGAAGGACTTTTCTCCATCTCCCACCGGTTTGAAGAAGCCCGACGGCCTCTCTGAGCAAACGGACCAGCCACTCGGCTCGCtgtcagacctgctgctggCTCTGCAGGACGAGCTCGGACAGATGAGCTT TGAGCATCAGGATCTGTTGCGTGAGATCGACCTAACCCAGAATCGGGAGGAGAGGCAGGAACTGCAGAGCGAACTGGAGAGGCTGGTGGCCAggatggaggagaagggagtCCAGATCACGAAGCTCCGCAAACACCAGCAGACA gTGCACAAATTGACCCAGAGTCAGTCACGTGCTGAGGAATATGTGGCCAAGAAGTCGCCACCTGCTCCTTTTCTTGTTACAGCTAAACAGAAGGGAAGGAGAGGTGGGGCAGCTCACAGCAACCGGCAGCTTCTCAGAGACACCCAGAAATTCAGGAACTGCCTCAAACAGGACGACCTCTCCTGGGAAACGTGA
- the cep57l1 gene encoding centrosomal protein CEP57L1 isoform X1, which produces METYIDQILDSPSKNSYIGSYYQPPDRIAPVPRQLGFSAPSAFSRDPQIPSLQGSQTNPNIDSRAVVDALKTLQDKIRRLELERKDAEKSYRQFSHDIQKQQEAKAPYTTLNHGAASLPETNNSGRRELDSKLLSAEARCKSLEKQLDYMRKMVEKAKKERKAVIENQASLQNEQPSSSNAQTQQEKLDKLESEYLKLSRTQSVAEMKFAILEQRLLKEEQERKRVQERADELQRELDISHQLSAPTNEEIKPKKRTKKTIKKTPKPNELSSPSGLILRKMPFVAGTSISPSHSVHANVQSILHMMKHHQPQLCERVTALHRSGCGAKKSLQKDFSPSPTGLKKPDGLSEQTDQPLGSLSDLLLALQDELGQMSFEHQDLLREIDLTQNREERQELQSELERLVARMEEKGVQITKLRKHQQTVSETPIRGWILKRVEGVHKLTQSQSRAEEYVAKKSPPAPFLVTAKQKGRRGGAAHSNRQLLRDTQKFRNCLKQDDLSWET; this is translated from the exons ATGGAGACTTATATCGACCAG ATTTTAGACTCGCCCTCCAAAAACAGTTACATCGGGAGCTATTACCAGCCTCCAGACAGGATAGCACCTGTACCAAGACAGCTGGGGTTCTCCGCCCCCTCGGCCTTCAGCAGGGACCCGCAGATCCCCAGTCTGCAGGGGTCTCAGACCAACCCTAACATCGACAGCAGAG CTGTTGTTGATGCACTGAAGACCCTCCAGGATAAAATCAGGCGATTGGAGTTGGAGAGGAAAGACGCGGAGAAGAGCTACCGGCAGTTCTCCCATGATATTCAAAAGCAGCAGGAGGCTAAAGCACCTTACACAACGCTTAATCATGGAGCAGCCAGCCTGCCTGAGACCAATAACTCTGGCAGGAGAG AGCTGGACTCAAAGCTGCTCTCGGCAGAGGCTCGCTGTAAGAGTCTTGAGAAGCAGCTGGACTACATGAGGAAGATGGTGGAAAAGGCTAAGAAGGAGAGGAAAGCTGTCATAGAGAACCAG GCTTCTCTGCAGAACGAGCAGCCGAGCAGCTCAAACGCCCAAActcagcaggagaagctggacaaACTCGAATCAGAGTATCTCAAATTGAGTAGAACCCAAAGCGTGGCAGAG ATGAAATTTGCCATTCTGGAGCAAAGACTACTGAAAGAAGAGCAGGAGCGTAAACGTGTGCAGGAGAGAGCAGACGAG CTGCAGAGGGAACTAGACATCAGCCATCAATTGTCTGCACCAACTAATGAGGAGATTAAGCCaaagaaaaggacaaaaaagACCATCAAG AAAACCCCTAAACCGAATGAGCTGTCATCACCAAGCGGCCTAATCCTCAGAAAAATGCCCTTTGTTGCAGGAACA TCAATTAGCCCAAGCCACTCTGTCCACGCCAACGTACAGAGTATCCTCCACATGATGAAGCACCACCAGCCCCAGCTGTGTGAGCGAGTTACTGCTCTGCACAGGTCCGGCTGTGGAGCCAAGAAAAGCCTCCAGAAGGACTTTTCTCCATCTCCCACCGGTTTGAAGAAGCCCGACGGCCTCTCTGAGCAAACGGACCAGCCACTCGGCTCGCtgtcagacctgctgctggCTCTGCAGGACGAGCTCGGACAGATGAGCTT TGAGCATCAGGATCTGTTGCGTGAGATCGACCTAACCCAGAATCGGGAGGAGAGGCAGGAACTGCAGAGCGAACTGGAGAGGCTGGTGGCCAggatggaggagaagggagtCCAGATCACGAAGCTCCGCAAACACCAGCAGACAGTGAGTGAAACACCCATCAGAGGTTGGATTTTAAAGAGGGTCGAAGGG gTGCACAAATTGACCCAGAGTCAGTCACGTGCTGAGGAATATGTGGCCAAGAAGTCGCCACCTGCTCCTTTTCTTGTTACAGCTAAACAGAAGGGAAGGAGAGGTGGGGCAGCTCACAGCAACCGGCAGCTTCTCAGAGACACCCAGAAATTCAGGAACTGCCTCAAACAGGACGACCTCTCCTGGGAAACGTGA